A segment of the Macrobrachium nipponense isolate FS-2020 chromosome 1, ASM1510439v2, whole genome shotgun sequence genome:
atatatataatacatacgtatatgtgtgtataatacatatatcacatatacataaatacatatacatgactggtaaagaatgttctgctacaacagaatgCCTCTAACAAAagtcctataaaaatgctaaaaatatagaaagtactttATATATggttttggcgttttttatgggctccttttattaaaatatatatatataatatatatatatatatatatatatatataatatatatatcatgaatacagAGTTATCACTGTATAATCTACAATACTCGACAAACACAAATACACCCCTTTCCCCACCTCAGCCTCAAATACTAAGCCACACATACCCCTTTATGTCGAATCCACACTAGAAATACCCTAAATCCTAagggatttatatataaaaacatctaCCACGGCCAAGATGCGAACTTGCCTTGATGGTGACTTTTCCCTTTCTACAATTACGCTCGCCATGATTCCAATCTGTGCCCTATGGGGCTATACAAAAATGACAGTGACCGTCAAGAGGTCAATACATTTTGGGTGCTAGTTATTCACTACGTATATTACGGGGTATGTGTGGcataatacttgataaaaatatatctatatatatgcatatatatatatatatgtatatcatagacacaaacacacacacacacacatatatatatattgtatatatatatatatatatatatatatatatatatatatacacacatacacacacatatatatatatatatatatatatatatatatatatatatatatatatatatatatatatatatcaatgaagctGTTTGTTCCGTCCACCGCAATCGTCGCTTAACTATAAAATTTACGGTGAAGGACTggctattcttttttttctttttttcttttttaccaattCATAATCAcgcctcgcgccaaagtccttcTCAATGACACTAGACCCATAAACTTTCTTTTCGTATCGCGCTCTCAAATACAGCaggcctttttattattttctaggtCTTGTGCCCATTAAACGCTATTgctcttgtttgttttgtttgtatggtgcacatttacgatgcatggaaacagtggttattcagcaacgggaccaacggcttgacgtgacttccgaaccacgtcgaaagtgaacttctgtcaccagaaatacacatctctcgctcctcaatggaatggccgagaatcgaacccgcgaccaccgaggtaggacgccaacaccataccaagaATGTTAGAAAGGAAGAAGAACTCTATTAAAATTTGTTTTACGAATTTtatataagaacaaaaaaaaaggccTTAAGAATATTGTCATGAATAGTTTTAATATCCAAAACGGGAGGGTTAATTCGCATAGACATCCCGGTTTTAAAGTGTTGTATGACGGTATACATTTTAACGGACTGACAATTAATTACTTTATACTGACGTCTCTCCAGATGAGAACCGCACTCATCAACAGACAAACAAGTACATCATTTAACTGTTTATATAAACAGaggcatactatagtagattcacatcaaccgtacatttgacgtctaggccagtccctgacgacgctcctgattggctgttgataagccaatcacagggctggaaactctgtctctcgagagagttcatataggcaggatgtatgttccacctctcctgaaagacgtatacctcaggaaaggtggaacatagatcctacccatcaaatcacggttgatgtgaatcgtcTATAGTCACACTGGGGCATTCTCATACTGTTCCTCTCATCGGCTCTGCTGTGGAATCGATCACAGCAGATGACTCGTATTCAACCTGTTCGTGATGTGTGTAAGATAAGTTGCTGACATGTTTTACCTGGTGCAGACATACAATAATGCCGTATATATCCTTAACCCCAGAGTTGGGGAATAAATACTTTAAGCTATTTCTTAGTTTCCCACAAAGATAATATTGTCATTTTCTGCTTTTAATTCCTTCATAAGAATAATCATGAGCAAGCAGTTGGCCATTTATTTCTTGagctatattcatttatttctattaagaTAATCACTAAAGGCGAACAGCTGCTTTACTAAAATTTCGCAAATATATTTCGTGGATAGAGAACGATCGGGCATCTGAAATTATATTAAGGAAATCCAAGACATATTGAAATACGTATTACAAAATCCGAAGTTAAATTCTGTACTGTACTTGCTTTCAATTGATGGTAATACAAAGAACAAGAGGATAACAatagttgaattgaatatagaatttaacccAAAgtccaagtactgggacctatggggtcattcagtgctgaaatggaaattgacagtaagaggttaGAAAGgtgaaagcagttgcactatgaatcaagtgttagtgttaggagcgggtggaaagtaagatgaagaaagagaatatgaaaggaggtacagtaaaaggaataatgaaaggggttgcagctaggggcagaaggcacgctgcaaagaagctgaagtaatgcctacagtgcaccgcttgatgttcactgaaggcactaaccccctacgggagatAACAAGAGGAATATCCAAATCACATCTAAAtctagagtgtgtgtgtgtgtgtggcttttaaaattctttaaaatgtgAAAATGCACCCATGCGAAATCAACTGAATTAATCCCCTTCTTCTCGGCTTAATACTTAATAGGGGCCGCTGTTTTTAATAAGCCTTTTCCAGGTATTTCTTCCTAGCTTCCACCTCCCGTTTATTCCTTTGTCTCTTGACTTATTCGTCAATATACCATGTTTCTTTCAGTGTGATtaactatttatttgtttattccctTCTTGCATCAGACCTGTGCTAGACACGGCCATACAGATGACCTCTCTTAGTATGGGTCTTCTAGTGAAGAAAGTCCTGAACGCGAAAGTGGAAAGGAAGAAAGTCCTGGACGCAAGAAAAGTGGAAAGGAAGAAAGTCCTGGATGCGAGAAAAGTGGAAAGGAAGAAAGTCCTGTATTCGCAAAAGTAGAGAGGAAGAAAGTCCTGGACGCGAGGAAAGTGAAATGGAAGAAAGTTCTGGGTGCGAGAAAAGTGGAAAGGAAGAAAGTCCTGGACGCGAAAAAAGTGGAAAGGAAGAAAGTCCTGGACGCGAATAGTGGACAGGAAGAAAGTCCCGGACGCGAATAGTGGACAGGAAGAAAGTCCCGGACACGAAAAGTGGAAAGGAAGAAAGTCCTGGACGCGAGAAAAGCGGAGAGGAAGAAAGTCCTGGGCGCTAGAAAAGCGGAGAGGAAGAAAGTCCTGAATGCGAGAAAAGTGGAAAGGAAGAAAGTGCTGGATGAGAGAAAagtggaaaagaagaaagtcCTGGATGAGAAAAAAGTGGAAAAGAAGTAAGTCCTGAATGCGAGAAAAGTGGAAAGGAAGAAAGTCCTGGATGCGAGAAAAGTGAAAAGAAGAAAGTCCTGAACGCAAGAAAAGTGGAAAGAAGAAAGTCCTGGACGCGAAAAAAGTGGAAAGGAAAAAAGTCCTGGACGTGAGAAAAATGAAACGGAAGAAAGTCTTGGATGCAAGATAAGTGAAAAGGAAGAAAGTCCTGGATACGAGAAAAGTGGAAAGGAAGAAAGTTCTGGATTCACGAAAAGTGGAAAGGAAGAAAGTTCTGGATTCACGAAAAGTGGAAAGGAAGAAACTCCTGGACGCGAGAAAAGTGGAAAGGAAGAAAGTCCTGGATGCAAGAAAAGTGAAAAGGAAGAAAGTCCTGGATACGAGAAAAGTGAAAAGGAAGAAAGTCCTGGATGCGCGAAAAGTGGAAAGGAAGAAACTCCTGGATTCGCGAAAAGTAGACAGGAAGAAAGTCATGGATTCACGAAAAGTGGAAAGGAAGAAAGTCCTGGATTCGCGAAAAGTGGACAGGAAGAAAGTCCTGGACGTGAGAAAAGTTGAAAGGGAGAAAGTCCTGGATTCCCGAAAAGTGGAAAGGAAAAAAGTCCTGGACGCGAGAAAAGTTAAAAGGAAGAAAGTCCTGGATTTCCGAACAGTGGACAGGAAGAAAGTCCTGGACGCGAGGAAAGTTGAAAGGAAGAAAGTCCCGGATTCCCGAaaagtggaaaggaaaaaaaagtcctGACGCGAGAAAAGTGGAAAGGAAGAAATCCTGGATTCCCGAAGAGTGGACAGGAAAAAGTCCTGGACGCGgaaaaaaagttgaaaggaaGAAAGTCCTGGATTCCCGAAAAGTGGAAAGGAAAAAAGTCCTGGACGCGAGAAAAGTGGAAAGGAAGAAAGTCCTGGATTCCCGAAAAGTGGAAAGGAAAAAAGTCCTGGACGTGAGAAAAGTGGAAAGGAAAAGTCCCGGATTCCCGAAAAGTGGAAAGGAAAAAAGTCCTGGACGGAAAAGAAAAGTGGAAAGGAAGAAAAGTCCCGGATTCCcgaaagtgaaaggaaaaaagtCCTGGACGcgagtgaggaaaagaaagtccTGGATTCCCGAAGATGGAACAGGAAGAAAGTCCTGGCGCgaaaaattgaaaggaaaagtCCCGGATTCCCGAAAAGTGGAAGGAAACTCCTGGACGCGAGAAAAGTGGAAAGGAAGAAAGTCCTGGATTCCCGAAGATGGGAACAGGAAGAAAGTCCTGGACGCGGAAAAAAGTTGAAAGGAAGTCCTGGGATTCccgaaaaagaggaaaaggaaaaagtccTGGCGCGAGAAAAGTGGAAAGGAAGAAGTCCTGGATTCCccgaaaatggaaaggaaaaaagtCCTGGACGGAGAAATGGAAAGGAGTCGATTCCCGAAAAGTGGAAAGGAAAGTCCTGGACGCGAGTGAAAGGAAGAAAGTCCTGGATTCCCAAGAGTGGACGGAAGAAAGTCCTGACGCGAAAAAAGTGGAAAGGATAAAGTCCTGGATTTCCCGAAAAGTGGAAAGGAAAAAAGTCCTGGACGCGAGAAAGTGGAAAGGAAGAAAAGTCCCGGATTCCCGAAAAGTGGAGGAAAAAGTCCTGGACGCGAGAAAAGTAGAAAGGAAGAAAGTCCTGGATTCCCAAAGAGTGGACAGGAAGAAAGTCCTGGACGCGGAAAAAAGTTGAAGGAAGAAAGTGATTCCGAAAGTGGAAAGGAAAAAAGTCCTGGACGCGAGAAAAGTGGAAAGGAAGAAAGTCCTGGATTCCCGAAGAGTGGACAGGAAGAAAGTCCTGGACGCGGAAAAAAGTTGAAAGGAAGAAAGTCCTGGATTCCCGAAAAGTGGAAAGGAAAAAAGTCCTGGACGCGAGAAAAGTGGAAAGGAAGAAAGTCCTGGATTCCCGAAAAGTGGAAAGGAAAAAAGTCCTGGACGCGAGAAAAGTGGAAAGGAAGAAAGTCCCGATTTCCCGAAAAGTGGAAGGAAAAATCCTGGACGCGAGAAAAAGTGGAAAGGAAGAAAGTTCCTGATTCCCGAAGAGTGACAGGAAGAAAGTCCTGGACGCGGAAAAAAGTGGAAAGGAAGAAAGTCCCGGATTCCCGAAAAGTGGAAAGGAAAAAAGTCCTGGACGCGAGAAAAGTGGAAAGGAAGAAAGTCCTGGATTCCCGAAGAGTGGACAGGAAGAAAGTCCTGGACGCGGAAAAAAGTTGAAAGGAAGAAAGTCCCGGATTCCCGAAAAGTGGAAAGGAAAAACTCCTGGACGCGAGAAAAGTGGAAAGGAAGAAAGTCCTGGATTCCCGAAGAGTGGACAGGAAGAAAGTCCTGGACGCGGAAAAAAGTTGAAAGGAAGAAAGTCCCGGATTCCCGAAAAGTGGAAAGGAAAAAAGTCCTGGACGCGAGAAAAGTGGAAAGGAAGAAAGTCCTGGATTCCCGAAGAGTGGACAGGAAGAAAGTCCTGGACGCGGAAAAAAGTTGAAAGGAAGAAAGTCCT
Coding sequences within it:
- the LOC135219019 gene encoding muscle M-line assembly protein unc-89-like, whose protein sequence is MGSFSAEMEIDSKSEESPERESGKEESPGRKKSGKEESPGCEKSGKEESPVFAKVERKKVLDARKVKWKKVLEKWKEESPGREKSGKEKSPGREKNETEESLGCKISEKEESPGYEKSGKEESSGFTKSGKEESSGFTKSGKEETPGREKSGKEESPGCKKSEKEESPGYEKSEKEESPGCAKSGKEETPGFAKSRQEESHGFTKSGKEESPGFAKSGQEESPGQSPGFPKSGKEKSPGREKSGKEESPGFPKSGKEKSPGREKSGKEKSRIPEKWKGKKSWTEKKSGKEEKSRIPESERKKVLDASEEKKVLDSRRWNRKKVLARKIERKSPGFPKSGRKLLDARKVERKKVLDSRRWEQEESPGRGKKLKGSPGIPEKEEKEKVLAREKWKGRSPGFPENGKEKSPGRRNGKESIPENGKEKSPGREKVERKKSPGFPKSGGKSPGREKSRKEESPGFPKSGQEESPGRGKKLKEESDSESGKEKSPGREKSGKEESPGFPKSGQEESPGRGKKLKGRKSWIPEKWKGKKSWTREKWKGRKSWIPEKWKGKKSWTREKWKGRKSRFPEKWKEKSWTREKVERKKVPDSRRVTGRKSWTRKKVERKKVPDSRKVERKKVLDARKVERKKVLDSRRVDRKKVLDAEKS